From a region of the Candidatus Omnitrophota bacterium genome:
- the mrdA gene encoding penicillin-binding protein 2, giving the protein MWYKDRGWDYFVRYIRFIKIVFIAAFFLIFFRVFQVQILKGFKFSEKSRENYLKRFIVPPNRGRIISADGQVIATTYISYDLVSQITPPEKLKNDVCAVTEVPRRILESSLAKSLKKGEILKTLIHDLKGRSLIAMASVINEYPNLRIIKSPKRFYPYKQTFSHVTGYLGAPLGSRSRDMSYSYPGSLHGKSGLEKNFDSYLFGSPGGEIVEVSAAGDVIEVKGRVLPSTGDEIILTVDSRLQKTAYEAFQGRPGAAVALNPKTGAVLLFVSSPGFDPGAFGDDTDEVSRMMTSPAIPLVNRVIQMKYPPGSVFKIFTAAAALNEERIDTEKKIDCSGVFKYGNREFKCWKEEGHGEMDFLDGFSQSCNVYFYNIALEVGVKDLSKYAHMMGLDLDELKDISGELPATIPSAAWKKKRYKQSWLPGDTVNMGIGQGFLWVTPLQIALAVGGVSNGGVIYRPYLVSKITTPGGKTEYEASPEQVKQYSLREDTFKLLREALRKVVTDGTGRVLNIEGCEIYGKTGTAQNPSGDDHAWFVSFGGGDLEDFALTVVLEHGGKGAAVAGPVSRAIWEEYIKIKNEKI; this is encoded by the coding sequence ATGTGGTATAAGGACAGGGGATGGGATTATTTTGTCAGATATATCAGATTCATAAAAATAGTTTTTATTGCCGCGTTTTTTCTGATTTTTTTCAGGGTTTTTCAGGTACAGATATTAAAAGGTTTCAAATTCTCGGAAAAATCCCGGGAAAATTATCTTAAAAGATTTATTGTGCCGCCGAACCGCGGTCGCATTATTTCCGCCGATGGGCAGGTCATAGCCACGACTTATATTTCATATGATCTCGTTTCCCAGATAACCCCGCCGGAGAAACTGAAAAATGATGTGTGCGCCGTTACCGAGGTTCCCCGTAGAATACTGGAAAGCTCTCTGGCGAAGTCGCTTAAAAAAGGAGAGATACTCAAAACGCTGATCCATGATCTTAAGGGGCGTTCGCTGATTGCGATGGCCTCGGTGATAAATGAATATCCCAACCTGAGGATCATCAAATCGCCCAAAAGGTTTTATCCCTACAAACAGACTTTCAGCCATGTGACAGGTTATCTCGGTGCGCCGCTGGGGAGCCGCTCGCGGGATATGAGCTATTCCTATCCCGGCTCTCTTCACGGTAAATCAGGGCTTGAAAAAAACTTTGACAGTTATCTGTTCGGTTCGCCCGGCGGAGAAATCGTCGAGGTCAGCGCCGCCGGAGATGTGATAGAGGTGAAGGGCAGAGTTCTCCCGTCGACGGGCGATGAGATAATACTCACTGTTGATTCGCGTCTGCAGAAAACAGCTTATGAGGCCTTTCAGGGACGGCCCGGTGCCGCTGTGGCGCTGAATCCTAAAACAGGAGCTGTACTCCTGTTTGTCAGTTCTCCGGGATTTGATCCCGGTGCGTTCGGGGATGACACGGATGAGGTCTCCCGCATGATGACTTCCCCGGCAATACCCCTCGTGAACAGGGTTATACAGATGAAATATCCTCCGGGTTCTGTTTTCAAAATCTTCACCGCTGCTGCGGCCTTAAACGAGGAGCGCATAGACACGGAAAAGAAAATAGATTGCAGTGGCGTTTTTAAATACGGGAATCGCGAGTTTAAGTGCTGGAAAGAAGAAGGGCATGGAGAGATGGATTTTCTGGACGGTTTTTCGCAATCCTGCAATGTGTATTTCTACAACATTGCGCTTGAGGTCGGCGTAAAAGATTTATCAAAATACGCACATATGATGGGGCTGGATCTCGACGAGCTCAAAGATATATCAGGGGAACTTCCCGCCACCATACCGTCGGCGGCCTGGAAGAAAAAAAGATATAAGCAAAGCTGGCTGCCGGGGGATACGGTTAATATGGGCATAGGTCAGGGATTTTTATGGGTGACGCCGCTTCAGATAGCGCTGGCCGTGGGCGGTGTGTCCAATGGCGGTGTTATTTACAGGCCCTATCTTGTGTCAAAAATTACCACGCCCGGGGGAAAGACTGAATATGAGGCCAGTCCCGAACAGGTGAAGCAGTACAGCCTCCGCGAAGACACTTTTAAGCTCCTGAGGGAAGCACTGCGCAAAGTCGTCACGGACGGCACCGGACGGGTGCTGAATATAGAGGGCTGTGAAATTTACGGTAAAACCGGCACAGCGCAAAATCCTTCGGGGGATGATCACGCCTGGTTTGTCTCATTCGGCGGCGGTGATCTGGAAGATTTCGCGCTCACTGTTGTGCTCGAACACGGAGGAAAGGGGGCGGCTGTCGCCGGGCCCGTGTCGCGGGCTATATGGGAGGAGTATATAAAAATCAAAAATGAAAAGATTTGA